Within the Dolichospermum compactum NIES-806 genome, the region GAAGCACTTCAAAAACTTAGAAATACGATGGATAAAGCCAGTCAAGAAGCACAAGCTAATGGTTTAACTCCTGAAATTTTAAAATCTATTTTGCAAGATGATAAATAAACGCCGTTTTGTATTTGATACAAATGTTTTCGTAAGTGCATTTTTATTTAGTCAAAGTAAACCACGTCAGGCATTAGATAAAGCTCAAGATGTAGGTATTATCTTGTTAAGTGCTGCTGTTTTTGCCGAGTTACAAGAAGTTTTATCAAGACCAAAATTCAACCGTTATATTACCTTAGAAAGACGGAGGGAATTAATAGATAATTTAGTAGAAACTATCGAGTTTATTAATGTTACTGAACAAATCAATGAATGTCGAGATCCTAAAGATAATAAATACCTGGAATTAGCTGTGAGTGGCAAAGCTCAATGTATTATTACAGGTGATGAAGATTTGCTGATTCTTCACCCATTTAAACAGATTGATATTTTATCGGTTCAGAAATTTTTGGGTGAAATTTAATTTGTTCGCTTAT harbors:
- a CDS encoding putative toxin-antitoxin system toxin component, PIN family; the encoded protein is MINKRRFVFDTNVFVSAFLFSQSKPRQALDKAQDVGIILLSAAVFAELQEVLSRPKFNRYITLERRRELIDNLVETIEFINVTEQINECRDPKDNKYLELAVSGKAQCIITGDEDLLILHPFKQIDILSVQKFLGEI